The following nucleotide sequence is from Thermoleophilaceae bacterium.
GTCTCGAGACCGATCGTGGTGGCGTCCATGATCTCGTAGGTGGTGCGCTCCTTGAGCACGCCGTCCTGGTGGATGCCCGCCTCGTGCGCGAAGGCGTTGCGGCCCACGATCGCTTTGTTGGGCTGCACCTGGTAGCCAGTGAGGCGAGAGATGAGCCGGCTGGTTCGCGCGATCTCGCGCGTGTCGACTCCCGTCCACAGCCCGAGGCTCGACTCGCGCGTGTGGAGCAGCATCACGATCTCCTCGAGCGACGCGTTGCCCGCGCGCTCGCCGATGCCGTTGATCGCGCACTCGAACTGGCGGCAGCCCGCCTCGAGTCCGGAAAGAGAATTCGCCACGGCCAACCCGAGGTCGTCGTGGCAGTGCACGGAAGTGGTGACCTTGCGGAGATCGGGCACGAGCCGGTAGAGCTCGGCCCACATCTCGGCGTACTCCTGCGGCATCGTGTAGCCCACGGTGTCGGGCACGTTGATGGTGGTGGCACCCTCGTCGATCGCAATCTGGATCACCTCGGCCATGAACTCGATGTCCGAGCGCGAGCCGTCCTCGGGCGAGAACTCCACGTCGTCGGTGTACTGCTTGGCGTGCGCCACGGCCGCGCGCGCCTGACCCTTCACGTCCTCGCGCGTGGTCTGCAGCTTGCGCTCGATGTGGATGTCGCTCGTGGCGATGAAGGTGTGGATGCGCGGCCGCTCGGCGTCCTTCACGGCGTTCCATGCGGCGTCGATGTCCTGGCTCGACGTCCGCGCCAGGCCGCAGATGATCGGGCCCTCCACCTCGCGCGCGATCGCCTGCACCGACTCGAAATCGCCGGGCGAGGTGATCGGGAACCCGGCCTCGATCACGTCCACCCCCAGGCGCGCGAGCTGGTGGGCGATCTCGAGCTTCTCCTGCTTGTTCAGCGAGATGCCCGGCGACTGCTCGCCGTCGCGCAGCGTCGTGTCGAAGACCCGTACTCGGTTCTCGTCTCTTCGCTCTCGATCGCTCATGTCGTTCCTATTCCTCTCTTCTCAGGTCCTGCCTTCTCCGAATCGGCTTGCGGCTGCGCGGCCGCCACGCGTTATTCCCCCCGAAGGGGGAGGAGGAGAAGTCGCAGGTCGAGCAGGAACGCCATGCGCGACCAAGACTACACAGTGCGCG
It contains:
- a CDS encoding 2-isopropylmalate synthase; protein product: MSDRERRDENRVRVFDTTLRDGEQSPGISLNKQEKLEIAHQLARLGVDVIEAGFPITSPGDFESVQAIAREVEGPIICGLARTSSQDIDAAWNAVKDAERPRIHTFIATSDIHIERKLQTTREDVKGQARAAVAHAKQYTDDVEFSPEDGSRSDIEFMAEVIQIAIDEGATTINVPDTVGYTMPQEYAEMWAELYRLVPDLRKVTTSVHCHDDLGLAVANSLSGLEAGCRQFECAINGIGERAGNASLEEIVMLLHTRESSLGLWTGVDTREIARTSRLISRLTGYQVQPNKAIVGRNAFAHEAGIHQDGVLKERTTYEIMDATTIGLETNAIVLGKHSGRHALRKALEELGFQVEGAALNTAFKRFKELADKKKKVTALDLEAIVSDEMRESPTAFVLDSFDVEASSGRSPLARARVRMPDGEVREGSFTGDGPVDAFFSALGAAVGYDARLKEYHVSAVTGGRDALGEVTVLLELDGNLASGQGVSTDILEASGRAYLRALTNAIASTRSVSDEAERHLEEAARGTPAP